In the [Clostridium] colinum genome, one interval contains:
- the tpiA gene encoding triose-phosphate isomerase translates to MMRKKIIAGNWKMNKNHKEAVELINTLKSGIDTDKSDVVVCVPFVDLMSVSEAIKGTNINLGAQNMHFEESGAYTGEIAPSMLKELGVKYVIIGHSERRAYFGETDEIVNKKIKKALEHDIIPILCVGESLEERELNITIELVRMQVKKAFANISKEDAKKVVIAYEPIWAIGTGKVATKEQAEEVCAEVRKVIAEIYGQDVSDVIRIQYGGSVTGDSANELFNMPNIDGGLVGGASLKEDFIKVVNY, encoded by the coding sequence ATTATGAGAAAAAAAATTATTGCTGGTAACTGGAAAATGAATAAAAATCATAAAGAAGCAGTTGAGCTTATAAATACTTTAAAAAGTGGTATTGATACAGATAAAAGTGATGTAGTAGTTTGCGTTCCTTTTGTAGATTTAATGTCTGTTTCTGAAGCTATTAAAGGCACAAATATTAATCTTGGAGCTCAAAATATGCACTTTGAAGAATCTGGTGCTTATACTGGAGAAATTGCTCCATCTATGCTTAAAGAACTTGGCGTAAAATATGTTATTATAGGTCATTCTGAAAGACGTGCATATTTTGGAGAAACTGATGAAATAGTAAATAAAAAAATTAAAAAAGCTTTAGAACACGATATTATCCCTATCTTATGTGTTGGTGAAAGCCTTGAAGAAAGAGAGCTTAATATTACTATAGAATTAGTTAGAATGCAAGTTAAAAAGGCTTTTGCTAATATTTCTAAAGAAGATGCTAAAAAAGTTGTTATTGCTTACGAACCAATTTGGGCTATTGGTACTGGTAAAGTAGCAACAAAAGAACAAGCTGAAGAAGTTTGTGCAGAAGTTAGAAAAGTTATAGCAGAAATATATGGTCAAGATGTTTCTGATGTTATTAGAATACAATATGGCGGAAGTGTTACTGGAGATAGTGCAAACGAACTATTTAATATGCCTAATATAGATGGTGGTTTAGTTGGTGGCGCTAGCCTTAAAGAAGACTTTATTAAAGTTGTAAACTATTAA
- the gpmI gene encoding 2,3-bisphosphoglycerate-independent phosphoglycerate mutase, translated as MEKKTTILMILDGFGINDKTEGNAIKLANTPNIDKITKEYPCVKGNASGLFVGLPDGQMGNSEVGHLNMGAGRIVYQELTRITKSIHDGDFFENNVLKSAMDNCKERNTALHLMGLLSSGGVHSHNEHLYGLLKMAKMNGIEKVYVHAFLDGRDTPPTSGKGFLEELQAKINEIGVGKIATISGRYYAMDRDNRWERVEHAYNAMVMGKGGSTDNVISYIENSYSKDVNDEFVVPTVVTENDMPIATINENDSVIFFNYRPDRAREMTRAFCDEDFTGFDRAKGYFNLKFVTFTDYDSSIKNKEVVFLKESLTNTFGEYISNLGLKQLRLAETEKYAHVTFFFNGGVEEPYKNEDRILIPSPQVATYDLQPEMSAKEVTEKLTENIASGKYDLIIVNYANPDMVGHTGVVDAAIKSIEFIDECIGKVVDTVISNNAQMFICADHGNSDQLIDYTTGEPFTAHTTNPVPFILINCDKAKGLKEDGKLADIAPTLLDMMNLEQPKEMTGESLLIK; from the coding sequence ATGGAGAAAAAAACAACTATTTTAATGATATTAGATGGGTTTGGTATAAATGATAAAACTGAAGGTAATGCTATAAAACTTGCTAATACTCCTAATATTGATAAAATAACTAAAGAATACCCTTGTGTTAAAGGTAATGCTAGTGGTTTATTTGTTGGCTTACCAGACGGTCAAATGGGTAATTCTGAAGTTGGACATTTAAATATGGGAGCTGGTAGAATTGTTTATCAAGAGCTTACTAGAATAACTAAATCTATCCATGATGGAGATTTTTTTGAAAACAATGTTTTAAAAAGTGCTATGGATAATTGTAAAGAAAGAAATACAGCTTTACATTTAATGGGGCTTTTATCTAGCGGTGGTGTTCATAGCCATAATGAGCATTTATATGGCCTATTAAAAATGGCTAAAATGAATGGTATTGAAAAAGTATATGTTCATGCATTTTTAGATGGTAGAGACACTCCCCCAACCTCTGGTAAAGGATTTTTAGAAGAATTACAAGCTAAAATTAATGAAATTGGTGTAGGAAAAATAGCTACTATTAGTGGTAGATATTATGCTATGGATAGAGATAATCGTTGGGAAAGAGTAGAACACGCATACAACGCTATGGTTATGGGTAAAGGTGGTAGTACAGACAATGTTATATCTTATATAGAAAATTCTTATTCTAAAGATGTTAATGATGAATTTGTAGTACCTACTGTAGTTACAGAAAATGATATGCCAATAGCTACTATTAATGAAAATGATTCTGTTATTTTCTTTAATTATCGTCCTGACAGAGCTAGAGAAATGACAAGAGCTTTTTGTGATGAAGACTTTACAGGTTTTGATAGAGCTAAAGGTTACTTTAATTTAAAATTTGTTACTTTTACAGATTATGATTCTTCTATTAAAAATAAAGAAGTTGTGTTCTTAAAAGAAAGTTTAACAAATACTTTTGGCGAATACATATCTAATTTAGGTCTTAAACAATTAAGACTTGCAGAAACAGAAAAATATGCTCACGTTACATTTTTCTTTAATGGTGGTGTAGAAGAGCCATATAAAAATGAAGATAGAATTTTAATCCCTTCACCACAAGTAGCAACTTATGATTTACAACCAGAAATGAGCGCTAAAGAAGTTACAGAAAAATTAACAGAAAATATTGCAAGTGGCAAATATGACTTAATTATTGTAAACTATGCAAATCCAGATATGGTAGGTCATACTGGTGTTGTAGATGCAGCTATTAAATCTATAGAATTTATAGATGAATGTATAGGAAAAGTAGTAGATACAGTAATATCAAATAATGCTCAAATGTTTATTTGTGCAGACCACGGAAATAGCGACCAATTGATAGACTATACTACTGGCGAACCTTTTACAGCTCATACAACAAATCCAGTACCTTTTATTCTTATTAATTGTGATAAAGCTAAAGGTCTTAAAGAAGATGGAAAACTTGCTGATATAGCTCCAACTCTTTTAGATATGATGAATTTAGAACAACCAAAAGAAATGACTGGTGAATCTTTATTAATAAAATAA
- the eno gene encoding phosphopyruvate hydratase codes for MKGYIEIVDVIAREVLDSRANPTVEVEVIVEDLVGNLVMGRAAVPSGASTGEHEAVELRDGGDRYVGAGVETAVKNVNETIAEEIIGMNALDQVSIDRTMIALDGTPNKAKLGANAILAVSMAVARAAAEALNMPLYQYLGGFNSKTLPVPMMNILNGGKHADNTVDVQEFMIMPVGATSFKEALRMCAEIYHNLKKVLKSRGLSTAVGDEGGFAPDLATSDEVIDLILEATEKAGYKPGEQIKVALDVASSELYDKSSGKYYFEGESKMKGEEIYRTSEEMVAYYEALVAKYPIISIEDGLDENDWDGWKLLTEKLGNKIQLVGDDLFVTNTERLQKGIELGVANSILIKVNQIGTLTETFEAIQLANRNNMTAVVSHRSGETEDSTIADISVAVNAGQIKTGAPCRSDRVAKYNQLLRIEEELNDSGDIAEYLGLNTFFNLKNK; via the coding sequence ATGAAAGGTTATATTGAAATTGTTGATGTAATTGCAAGAGAGGTATTAGACTCTAGAGCTAATCCTACTGTTGAAGTTGAAGTTATCGTTGAAGATTTAGTAGGTAACTTAGTTATGGGTAGAGCAGCTGTTCCTTCTGGTGCATCTACTGGTGAACACGAAGCTGTTGAGCTTAGAGACGGTGGCGATAGATACGTTGGTGCTGGTGTTGAAACAGCAGTTAAAAACGTAAACGAAACTATTGCTGAAGAAATTATCGGTATGAACGCTCTTGACCAAGTTTCTATTGATAGAACTATGATTGCTTTAGACGGTACTCCTAATAAAGCTAAATTAGGTGCTAATGCTATTTTAGCAGTATCTATGGCTGTTGCTAGAGCGGCTGCTGAAGCATTAAATATGCCTTTATATCAATATTTAGGTGGATTTAATTCTAAAACTTTACCAGTTCCTATGATGAACATTTTAAACGGTGGTAAACACGCTGATAACACTGTTGACGTTCAAGAATTTATGATTATGCCTGTTGGTGCTACTTCTTTTAAAGAAGCTTTAAGAATGTGTGCTGAAATATACCACAACTTAAAGAAAGTATTAAAATCTAGAGGTCTTTCTACAGCTGTTGGTGATGAAGGTGGTTTCGCTCCAGACTTAGCTACTTCTGACGAAGTTATTGATTTAATCCTTGAAGCTACTGAAAAAGCTGGTTACAAACCAGGCGAACAAATTAAAGTGGCATTAGACGTTGCTTCTTCTGAACTTTATGACAAATCTTCTGGTAAATACTACTTTGAAGGTGAAAGTAAAATGAAAGGCGAAGAAATCTACAGAACTTCTGAAGAAATGGTTGCTTACTATGAAGCACTTGTTGCTAAATACCCAATCATTTCTATTGAAGATGGTTTAGATGAAAACGACTGGGATGGTTGGAAATTATTAACTGAAAAATTAGGTAATAAAATCCAATTAGTTGGTGATGACTTATTTGTTACTAATACAGAAAGATTACAAAAAGGTATCGAGCTTGGCGTTGCTAACTCAATCCTTATTAAAGTTAACCAAATCGGTACTTTAACTGAAACTTTTGAAGCTATCCAATTAGCTAATAGAAATAATATGACTGCTGTTGTATCTCATCGTTCTGGTGAAACAGAAGATTCTACTATTGCAGACATATCTGTTGCAGTAAATGCAGGACAAATTAAAACTGGTGCTCCTTGCCGTTCTGACAGGGTTGCAAAATATAACCAATTATTAAGAATTGAAGAAGAGCTTAATGATTCTGGTGATATTGCAGAATATTTAGGTCTTAACACTTTTTTCAATTTAAAAAATAAATAA
- the rpoC gene encoding DNA-directed RNA polymerase subunit beta': protein MSAQNSEQSIIFDSIKIGLASPEKIREWSRGEVKKPETINYRTLKPEKDGLFCERIFGPQKDWECHCGKFKRVRYKGIVCDRCGVEITKSKVRRERMGHIELAAPVSHIWYFKGIPSRMGIILGMSPRSLEKILYFANYVVLDAGNTALSYKDLLTEKEYREAYDKYGNTFTVGMGAEAIKILLQQIDLEKESKELKAQLKESTGQKRVRIIKKLEVIESFRVSNNKPEWMILDVLPVIPPDIRPMVQLDGGRFATSDLNDLYRRVINRNNRLKRLLELGAPDIIVRNEKRMLQEAVDALIDNGRRGRPVTGPGNRSLKSLSDLLKGKQGRFRQNLLGKRVDYSGRSVIVVGPNLKIYQCGLPKEMAIELFKPFVMKKLVEDGISHNIKSAKRMVERLQREVWDVLEEVIKEHPVMLNRAPTLHRLGIQAFEPVLVEGRALKLHPLVCTAYNADFDGDQMAVHVPLSVEAQAECRFLLLAPNNLLKPSDGEPVTVPSQDMVLGIYYLTLEKDGEKGEGKVFKDENEAILAYDNHIISLHAKIKVRRTIKNEDGTIESKIVNSTVGRVIFNEIIPQDIGFVDRTKEENKFDFEIDFLCDKKALGKIINRCINKHSATDTAKMLDDIKNLGFKYSTKGALTVSVSDMEIPEEKEAFLEEADKEVDKITKMFRRGLMTDEERHFKVIKAWETADDKITNALLAGLGKYNDIYMMAHSGARGSNRQIKQLAGMRGLMASPSGETIELPIKANFREGLTVQEYFISAHGARKGLSDTALRTADSGYLTRRLVDVSQDIIIREFDCAEETGEVPGMWVKAFMDGQETIEPLSDRIRGRYSVENIKHPETGEIIVEADTMITPDQAELVENLGIEKVLIRNILSCRSRKGVCSKCYGANMASGRVVRIGEAVGIIAAQSIGEPGTQLTMRTFHTGGVSGGTDLTQGLPRVDELFEARKPKGLAIIAEFGGKVSITETKNKREVTVTADNGEIKEYLIPYGSRIKVLNGDYIEAGDELTEGSVNPHDILRIKGIRGVQDYMIQEVQRVYRLQGVDINDKHIEVIVRQMLKRTKIEEPGDTEFLPGSLIDWLEYDETNKKMLEEGLEQANGTRVLLGITKASLATESFLSAASFQETTKVLTEAAIKGKVDPLIGLKENVIIGKLIPAGTGMQTYRKIDLRLDKDKQNEEITDEVEENIDDIV, encoded by the coding sequence ATGAGTGCACAAAATAGTGAACAATCTATAATTTTTGATTCTATTAAGATTGGATTAGCATCTCCTGAAAAAATACGTGAATGGTCTAGAGGCGAGGTAAAAAAACCAGAAACTATAAATTATAGAACCTTAAAACCAGAAAAAGATGGTCTTTTTTGTGAGAGAATATTTGGTCCACAAAAAGACTGGGAATGTCATTGTGGAAAATTTAAAAGAGTTAGATACAAAGGCATTGTTTGCGACAGATGTGGTGTTGAAATAACAAAATCTAAGGTAAGACGCGAGAGAATGGGGCATATAGAGCTAGCAGCCCCAGTATCTCACATATGGTATTTTAAAGGAATACCAAGCCGTATGGGTATTATACTTGGTATGAGCCCACGTTCTTTAGAAAAAATTCTATATTTTGCAAATTATGTAGTTTTAGATGCTGGTAATACAGCTTTATCTTATAAAGATTTATTAACAGAAAAAGAATATAGAGAAGCATATGATAAATATGGAAATACTTTTACAGTTGGTATGGGTGCTGAGGCTATAAAAATTCTTTTACAACAAATAGATTTAGAAAAAGAATCTAAAGAGCTTAAAGCCCAACTTAAAGAAAGTACTGGTCAAAAAAGAGTTAGAATAATTAAAAAATTAGAAGTTATAGAATCATTTAGGGTGTCAAATAATAAGCCAGAGTGGATGATTTTAGATGTATTACCAGTAATACCACCAGATATTAGACCGATGGTTCAGTTAGACGGTGGTAGGTTTGCAACATCAGACTTAAATGACCTTTATAGAAGAGTTATAAATAGAAATAATCGTCTTAAAAGACTTTTAGAGCTGGGAGCTCCAGATATTATAGTTAGAAATGAAAAAAGAATGCTTCAAGAGGCAGTAGATGCACTTATAGATAACGGTAGAAGAGGGCGCCCTGTTACAGGCCCTGGCAACAGAAGCTTAAAATCTCTTTCAGACTTATTAAAAGGTAAACAAGGTCGCTTTAGACAAAATCTTTTAGGAAAACGTGTTGACTATTCTGGACGTTCTGTTATCGTTGTAGGTCCTAACCTTAAAATATATCAATGTGGTTTACCAAAAGAAATGGCAATAGAGTTATTTAAACCTTTTGTTATGAAAAAATTAGTAGAAGATGGAATTTCTCATAATATAAAATCTGCTAAACGTATGGTAGAAAGATTACAAAGAGAAGTTTGGGACGTTTTAGAAGAAGTTATTAAAGAGCACCCTGTTATGCTTAACCGTGCTCCTACTCTTCATAGACTTGGTATACAAGCATTTGAGCCAGTTTTAGTAGAAGGACGTGCTTTAAAATTACATCCTCTTGTTTGTACAGCATATAATGCCGACTTTGATGGAGACCAAATGGCTGTTCACGTTCCTTTATCTGTAGAGGCACAAGCAGAATGTAGATTTTTACTACTTGCACCAAACAACCTTTTAAAACCTTCAGATGGTGAACCTGTTACAGTTCCTTCTCAGGATATGGTTTTAGGTATTTACTATTTAACCCTTGAAAAAGACGGAGAAAAAGGTGAAGGTAAAGTATTTAAAGATGAAAATGAAGCTATTTTAGCTTATGATAACCATATCATTAGTCTACATGCTAAAATAAAAGTAAGAAGAACTATTAAAAATGAAGATGGAACAATAGAAAGCAAAATAGTAAATTCTACTGTTGGTAGAGTAATATTTAATGAAATAATACCTCAAGATATAGGGTTTGTTGATAGAACAAAAGAAGAAAATAAATTTGATTTTGAAATAGATTTCTTGTGTGATAAAAAAGCATTAGGTAAGATAATTAATCGTTGTATAAATAAACATTCGGCAACAGATACTGCTAAAATGTTAGATGATATTAAAAACTTAGGATTTAAATACTCTACAAAAGGAGCTTTAACTGTTTCTGTATCCGATATGGAAATACCAGAAGAAAAAGAAGCATTTTTAGAAGAGGCAGACAAAGAAGTTGATAAAATTACAAAAATGTTTAGACGTGGTCTTATGACAGATGAAGAAAGACATTTTAAAGTAATTAAAGCTTGGGAAACAGCCGATGATAAAATAACAAATGCACTTTTAGCAGGTCTTGGTAAATATAATGATATTTATATGATGGCGCACTCTGGAGCGAGGGGCTCTAATAGACAGATTAAACAGCTTGCAGGTATGCGTGGTCTTATGGCATCACCTTCTGGGGAAACTATTGAGCTTCCTATCAAAGCTAATTTCCGTGAAGGTCTTACAGTTCAAGAATACTTTATATCTGCTCATGGGGCTAGAAAAGGGCTTTCAGATACAGCTCTTAGAACAGCCGATTCTGGATACTTAACAAGAAGATTAGTTGATGTATCTCAAGATATTATTATTAGAGAGTTTGACTGTGCTGAAGAAACAGGCGAAGTTCCAGGTATGTGGGTTAAAGCATTTATGGATGGACAAGAAACTATTGAACCTTTATCAGATAGAATAAGAGGTAGATATTCAGTTGAAAATATTAAACATCCAGAAACAGGTGAAATAATAGTAGAAGCAGATACTATGATTACACCAGACCAAGCAGAGCTTGTTGAAAATCTAGGTATAGAAAAAGTTCTTATAAGAAATATTTTATCTTGTAGATCTAGAAAAGGTGTTTGCTCTAAATGTTATGGTGCAAATATGGCTAGTGGTCGTGTTGTTAGAATAGGTGAGGCAGTAGGTATTATTGCTGCACAATCTATAGGTGAGCCAGGTACACAGCTTACTATGCGTACATTCCATACAGGTGGTGTTTCTGGTGGTACTGACCTTACACAAGGTTTACCTCGTGTAGATGAATTATTTGAAGCAAGAAAACCTAAAGGACTTGCTATAATAGCTGAATTTGGCGGTAAAGTTTCTATTACAGAAACTAAAAATAAACGTGAAGTTACAGTTACTGCAGATAATGGAGAGATAAAAGAATATCTTATACCTTATGGGTCTCGTATAAAAGTATTAAATGGTGATTATATAGAAGCCGGAGATGAGCTTACAGAAGGTAGTGTTAACCCTCATGATATACTTAGAATAAAAGGTATTAGAGGTGTTCAAGACTATATGATACAAGAAGTTCAACGTGTATATCGTTTACAAGGTGTTGATATCAACGATAAACATATAGAAGTTATTGTTAGACAAATGCTTAAGAGAACAAAAATAGAAGAACCAGGGGATACAGAGTTTTTACCAGGTAGCTTAATAGATTGGTTAGAATACGATGAAACTAACAAAAAAATGTTAGAAGAAGGTTTGGAACAAGCAAATGGTACACGTGTGCTTTTAGGTATAACAAAGGCATCTCTTGCTACAGAATCATTCCTTTCTGCCGCATCTTTCCAAGAAACAACAAAAGTTCTTACAGAAGCAGCTATCAAAGGTAAAGTTGACCCACTTATTGGTCTTAAAGAAAATGTTATTATAGGTAAACTTATACCAGCAGGTACAGGTATGCAAACTTATAGAAAAATAGATTTAAGACTAGATAAAGATAAACAAAATGAAGAAATAACAGATGAAGTAGAAGAAAATATAGATGATATTGTATAA